A genomic window from Thermococcus nautili includes:
- a CDS encoding ABC transporter permease has protein sequence MNPSWNVAKKELYIAVRTKRFLIVMAIYFLLFGFIVYSTKSELMDMGSARVGSVGLWDMWAVRGDVYYTPFTLMFLLNMSLLTIIGAVLGVSLGADAINREVEEGTAKVLFGHPIYRDEVINGKFLGFAVLVLSTSFLTFLLTVGLILLLGLPLTMDSFIRGLMGMLVTALYTLVYLSFGLFLSTLFKKPENSLIVGLLLAIFVPIFYNLIAGAIVDKIVGPEPYWDSPAYNAWEESRNAWILRFNLLNPTHHYVQLIVYIFGGDEFTNYYTPLRDALSYGFNNLALLLVMLLLPFAFSYVRFLTRDLN, from the coding sequence ATGAACCCCTCATGGAACGTGGCCAAAAAGGAGCTCTACATTGCCGTTAGAACCAAGAGGTTCCTGATAGTGATGGCCATTTATTTTCTTCTCTTCGGTTTCATCGTCTATTCAACAAAGTCGGAGCTCATGGACATGGGTTCGGCGAGAGTTGGTTCAGTGGGACTGTGGGACATGTGGGCCGTCAGAGGAGACGTCTATTATACCCCATTTACGCTTATGTTTCTCCTGAACATGAGCCTCCTCACAATCATAGGGGCGGTTCTCGGCGTCTCCCTCGGGGCGGACGCGATAAACAGGGAAGTCGAGGAGGGAACCGCCAAGGTGCTCTTCGGACATCCCATATACAGGGACGAGGTTATAAACGGCAAGTTCTTGGGCTTTGCGGTCCTCGTGCTGTCTACGAGTTTCCTGACTTTCCTCCTCACAGTCGGCTTAATACTTCTCTTGGGATTGCCCCTAACGATGGATTCATTCATCAGAGGGCTCATGGGGATGCTTGTAACTGCACTTTACACCCTTGTTTACCTTTCCTTTGGCCTGTTCCTGTCAACGCTCTTCAAGAAACCGGAGAACTCCCTTATAGTGGGCCTTCTCCTGGCGATATTCGTTCCGATATTTTACAACCTCATTGCGGGGGCTATTGTAGATAAGATAGTCGGCCCCGAGCCCTACTGGGACTCACCGGCTTACAACGCGTGGGAGGAGAGCAGAAACGCGTGGATTCTGCGGTTCAACCTGCTCAATCCGACGCACCACTACGTTCAGCTTATAGTTTACATCTTCGGGGGCGACGAGTTTACAAACTACTACACTCCGCTCAGAGATGCCCTCTCATACGGCTTCAACAACCTTGCACTCCTGCTGGTAATGCTTCTCCTACCCTTCGCGTTCTCCTACGTGAGGTTCCTGACGAGGGACCTCAACTGA
- a CDS encoding COG1470 family protein, translating into MKRFAVLLIVLLSSLALANPYVTVYQGRISIGEKLAVGNYTVFPTLASNGSPYVMVLRGEEVVALAPATFGRTISLKGLEVTVGSYFDNSVFLIVSAEGRKVLTVPAKVGTEFSLSGRVFSILNVTNEYLVLSCGDVFRVPANGTAQFDGLLFLYANSSLEVYAGPEVRIPETEDYSVFVPYDSITVSGPVDVPITITSRSRNTLRVPLRIVSTPAGWDASFRESGLIVGSVILPPEGSTTVVLHVEPSGSGSVVFEVGDETFVLNVQSLGVSMNFPYSGIEVAAGTNVTVPLTFTGYGGVNLSVSAPPGWDAYVVSGNYRITSFNVEGNLGTTLVISVPRNATLGDHRVEVIVNGKPYDLTVTVYKTYLGMPGTLTVRLVDDAGSPVDGWIWVDGKNVSGPLAEFRLKPGVHEVRAGGNAFNAILRNVTVLDGETKTITLRLERKPYYFEVTLGRSSLTVSSDQPGVIPLTIKNLGSKKDTYRVSLSGLPQGWDYSLSLDSAGQDTVKEISLAPGESKTVYLILYPYFSTGHGSLRLTLTVSGYSMEREYPIDVAVSSNAQLDVIPDRDTLVLRPGGSGSIRLNLDVSGVLTNVKITVRGPSGWKLDVSPDHFSRLGSSGSVMISTSIPVYVTVSVPSSAPAGTYTLVVEITSDQLRSKSMLTVRVERGSGSTYLGVLVLVVVFGAVILMMRRVGRR; encoded by the coding sequence TTGAAAAGGTTTGCCGTCCTTTTGATTGTGTTGCTGTCCTCTCTTGCCCTGGCAAATCCGTACGTTACCGTTTATCAGGGCAGAATTTCCATCGGTGAAAAGCTCGCCGTCGGCAACTACACAGTCTTTCCAACTCTCGCGTCCAACGGAAGCCCGTACGTTATGGTACTTAGGGGAGAGGAAGTTGTTGCGCTCGCACCTGCCACATTTGGCAGAACGATATCCCTTAAAGGGCTCGAAGTCACCGTTGGTAGTTACTTTGACAACTCCGTGTTTCTGATAGTTTCTGCCGAGGGGAGAAAAGTCCTAACCGTGCCTGCCAAGGTTGGAACTGAGTTTTCGCTCTCTGGGAGGGTATTCTCGATACTGAACGTCACCAATGAATATCTCGTTCTGTCCTGCGGCGATGTGTTTCGTGTTCCTGCCAATGGAACGGCCCAGTTCGACGGACTGCTCTTCCTCTACGCCAACTCAAGTCTCGAGGTTTACGCCGGGCCCGAGGTCAGGATTCCCGAGACAGAGGACTACTCGGTTTTCGTTCCTTATGACTCAATAACTGTTAGCGGCCCCGTTGATGTCCCAATCACGATTACAAGCCGCTCGAGGAATACCCTTAGGGTGCCCCTTAGAATCGTTTCAACGCCGGCCGGCTGGGATGCCAGCTTCCGTGAGAGCGGTCTCATCGTTGGCTCGGTGATTCTTCCCCCCGAGGGTTCCACCACTGTTGTTCTCCACGTTGAGCCGTCTGGAAGCGGTAGCGTGGTTTTTGAAGTCGGCGACGAGACTTTTGTTTTGAACGTGCAGAGCCTCGGTGTCTCCATGAACTTTCCGTATTCGGGAATCGAAGTTGCAGCTGGTACAAACGTAACAGTGCCCCTGACGTTTACGGGCTATGGCGGCGTTAACCTTTCCGTGAGCGCTCCTCCAGGATGGGATGCCTACGTGGTTTCCGGTAACTACCGGATAACGTCCTTTAATGTTGAGGGCAACCTGGGGACTACCCTGGTCATTTCAGTTCCCAGAAACGCCACCCTCGGCGACCACCGGGTTGAGGTCATCGTCAATGGAAAGCCGTACGACCTGACCGTAACCGTTTACAAAACATACCTCGGAATGCCCGGAACACTAACAGTCAGGCTGGTTGATGATGCAGGCTCTCCCGTGGATGGCTGGATTTGGGTTGATGGGAAGAACGTTTCCGGGCCGTTGGCGGAGTTCCGGCTAAAGCCCGGAGTGCATGAGGTCAGGGCAGGGGGCAATGCTTTCAACGCGATTTTGAGAAACGTGACAGTCCTAGACGGTGAAACAAAAACCATAACACTTCGGCTTGAGAGAAAGCCCTACTACTTTGAAGTGACCCTCGGTAGGAGTTCCCTCACGGTTTCCTCTGACCAGCCGGGAGTAATCCCCCTCACCATAAAGAACCTAGGCTCCAAGAAGGACACATACCGCGTTTCCCTTTCGGGTCTGCCCCAGGGATGGGACTACTCCCTGAGCCTCGATTCGGCTGGCCAGGACACCGTTAAAGAAATTTCCCTGGCACCGGGAGAATCAAAAACGGTTTACCTCATACTCTACCCGTATTTCTCCACGGGTCATGGTTCTCTTCGGCTAACGCTTACCGTTTCGGGTTATTCAATGGAGCGCGAGTACCCAATTGACGTGGCAGTGTCCAGCAACGCCCAGCTCGACGTCATCCCCGACAGGGATACCTTGGTTCTCAGACCCGGAGGTAGTGGCTCAATAAGGCTTAACCTTGATGTCTCCGGCGTTTTGACCAACGTGAAAATCACCGTCAGAGGACCGAGCGGCTGGAAGCTCGACGTTAGTCCCGACCACTTTTCAAGGCTCGGAAGTTCTGGGAGCGTCATGATATCAACTTCAATACCAGTGTACGTCACCGTTTCAGTACCCTCCTCGGCGCCCGCCGGCACTTACACACTCGTAGTGGAGATAACCAGCGACCAGCTCAGGTCGAAGTCGATGCTCACCGTTCGCGTTGAGAGGGGCTCTGGAAGCACGTATCTCGGCGTCCTTGTGCTCGTCGTGGTCTTTGGGGCGGTCATTCTGATGATGAGGAGGGTTGGGAGAAGATGA
- a CDS encoding ABC transporter ATP-binding protein, whose product MPTTAIMVDSLIKSYGNFRAVDGVSFEVKEGEVFGFLGPNGAGKTTTILSILGIVVPDSGRIEVLGYDMAVEPLKAKEKLGYLPESATIYGELTAWKNLEFFASFYKIPHLEMERRITELLKRVGLWEARHRKAKTFSKGMRQRLLLAQALVNDPELLIFDEPTSGLDPEGAILVKEIIREYRREGKTVFFSSHVLSEVEELSDRVGIIVRGKLRAVGKLDEVKRKFMEMEGYVIKVETDGPIPELKLPGVVSIERPSENSAVVVARSDIRAELSRYLCSKGLAVVSLTMEEPSLEDVFLKTVYGGE is encoded by the coding sequence ATGCCAACCACAGCCATAATGGTGGATAGCTTAATTAAAAGCTATGGTAACTTTCGGGCCGTTGACGGTGTCTCGTTCGAAGTCAAGGAGGGGGAAGTCTTTGGGTTTCTCGGGCCAAACGGTGCCGGAAAGACAACAACAATACTGAGTATACTGGGCATAGTCGTTCCAGACTCCGGCAGAATTGAGGTTTTGGGTTATGATATGGCCGTTGAACCCCTCAAGGCCAAAGAAAAGCTCGGCTATCTTCCTGAGAGTGCGACGATTTATGGCGAGCTGACGGCGTGGAAGAACCTTGAGTTCTTCGCCAGCTTTTACAAAATCCCCCACCTGGAAATGGAGAGAAGAATCACCGAGCTCCTCAAGCGCGTTGGCCTTTGGGAGGCTCGCCACAGGAAGGCCAAAACTTTCTCGAAGGGAATGCGCCAGAGGCTCCTCTTGGCCCAGGCCCTGGTAAACGACCCCGAGCTCTTGATATTTGACGAGCCGACGAGCGGCCTCGACCCCGAGGGAGCAATTCTCGTAAAGGAGATAATCCGAGAATACCGGCGCGAGGGAAAGACGGTTTTCTTCTCAAGTCACGTTCTCAGTGAGGTTGAGGAACTCAGCGACAGGGTCGGCATAATAGTTAGGGGCAAGCTCAGGGCCGTTGGGAAGCTTGATGAAGTTAAAAGGAAGTTCATGGAGATGGAGGGCTACGTAATAAAGGTAGAAACCGACGGCCCGATTCCCGAGCTCAAACTCCCGGGGGTTGTTTCCATCGAGCGTCCCTCCGAAAACAGCGCCGTGGTTGTTGCAAGAAGCGACATAAGAGCGGAACTTTCGCGGTATCTGTGCTCGAAGGGGCTCGCGGTGGTTTCGCTGACGATGGAGGAGCCCAGCCTTGAGGACGTCTTCCTGAAGACCGTTTACGGGGGTGAATAA
- the moaC gene encoding cyclic pyranopterin monophosphate synthase MoaC, translating to MELTHVDEKGVKMVEVGHKDVVFRKAVAKGRIKLRPETIELIKAGKTKKGNVIATAQIAGILAVKKTPELIPLCHPIPLTGVDITFEFGEDYIEATCEVRAYYKTGVEMEALTGVTVALLTIWDMVKAVEKDENGQYPVTRIEGIHVVEKVKQK from the coding sequence ATGGAGCTGACGCACGTCGATGAAAAGGGCGTCAAGATGGTTGAGGTCGGCCACAAGGACGTCGTTTTTCGAAAAGCCGTTGCGAAGGGCAGGATTAAGCTCAGGCCCGAGACGATAGAGCTCATTAAGGCGGGAAAGACCAAGAAGGGCAACGTGATAGCGACGGCCCAGATTGCCGGGATTTTAGCGGTTAAGAAGACGCCCGAGTTAATTCCCCTCTGCCACCCGATACCTCTGACCGGCGTTGACATAACCTTCGAGTTCGGAGAAGATTACATCGAGGCCACCTGCGAGGTTCGCGCCTATTACAAGACCGGCGTCGAGATGGAGGCCTTAACCGGTGTGACCGTCGCGTTACTCACGATATGGGACATGGTGAAGGCCGTCGAGAAGGACGAGAACGGCCAGTACCCGGTGACCAGAATCGAGGGAATACACGTTGTGGAGAAGGTTAAACAGAAATGA
- a CDS encoding AMP phosphorylase — protein sequence MRAKVRILDFYSGRYSVLINEEDAKEAKLHPDDLVKLEAGKKTVYGSVVISNLVERGEVGVSRDVLELHSFSEGETVAVIPAGTPESVRYIKKKMNGSKLRKVEIEAIIRDIVDRKLRDIEISAFVTSLEINGLDMDEIAALTIAMAETGDMLDIDRKPIMDVHSIGGVPGNKTNILVVPIVAAAGLTIPKTSSRAITSAAGTADVVEVFADVSFSLDEIKRIVEKVGACLVWGGALNLAPADDITIKAERALSIDPTGLMLASIMSKKYAMGSQYVLIDIPTGKGVKVETVEQARALARDFIELGKRLGQYVEVAITYGGQPIGHTVGPALEAREALSALMTGKGPGSLIEKATGLAGILLEMGGVAPAGMGKKMAREILESGKAWEKMKEIIEAQGGDPNIKPEEIPIGDKTYTFTAPTSGYVTAIDNRAITAIARAAGAPEDKGAGLELYVKVGEKVKEGDPLFTIHAEHEARLDQAIVLARRTEPIRIEGMVLQRIGNI from the coding sequence ATGAGGGCAAAGGTCAGGATTCTCGACTTCTACAGCGGCCGGTACTCGGTTCTCATAAACGAGGAGGACGCCAAGGAGGCCAAGCTCCACCCGGATGACCTCGTGAAGCTCGAAGCCGGGAAGAAGACGGTCTATGGAAGCGTCGTCATAAGCAACCTCGTGGAGCGGGGAGAAGTTGGAGTTAGCAGGGACGTCCTTGAGCTCCACAGCTTCTCCGAGGGCGAGACCGTCGCGGTTATTCCCGCGGGAACCCCGGAGAGCGTCCGCTACATAAAGAAGAAGATGAACGGCTCGAAGCTCAGGAAGGTCGAGATTGAGGCAATAATACGGGACATCGTCGACAGGAAGCTCAGGGACATCGAGATAAGCGCGTTCGTTACATCGCTTGAGATAAACGGCCTCGACATGGACGAGATTGCGGCTTTAACGATAGCAATGGCCGAAACCGGCGACATGCTCGACATCGACAGGAAGCCGATAATGGACGTCCACAGCATCGGTGGCGTTCCTGGTAACAAGACCAACATACTTGTCGTTCCGATTGTAGCCGCCGCCGGTTTAACAATCCCGAAGACCAGCTCGAGGGCAATAACCAGCGCCGCTGGAACGGCCGACGTCGTCGAGGTCTTTGCCGACGTTAGTTTCTCCCTCGACGAAATCAAGAGGATAGTTGAGAAGGTCGGCGCGTGCCTCGTCTGGGGAGGGGCTTTAAACCTCGCTCCCGCCGACGACATCACAATCAAGGCCGAGCGCGCCCTCAGCATCGACCCGACCGGGCTCATGCTCGCGAGCATAATGTCCAAGAAGTACGCCATGGGAAGCCAGTACGTCCTCATAGATATTCCAACCGGAAAGGGCGTCAAGGTCGAGACAGTCGAGCAGGCGAGGGCCCTCGCGAGGGACTTCATAGAGCTCGGCAAGAGGCTCGGCCAGTATGTTGAGGTTGCCATAACCTACGGTGGCCAGCCGATAGGACACACCGTCGGCCCGGCGCTCGAAGCCAGGGAAGCCCTCTCGGCTCTGATGACCGGCAAGGGGCCGGGAAGCCTCATAGAGAAGGCCACCGGACTTGCCGGAATCCTGCTCGAGATGGGTGGAGTTGCTCCGGCTGGAATGGGCAAGAAGATGGCGAGGGAAATCCTTGAAAGCGGAAAGGCGTGGGAGAAGATGAAAGAAATCATCGAGGCCCAGGGAGGAGACCCCAACATCAAGCCAGAGGAGATTCCGATAGGTGACAAGACCTACACCTTCACCGCCCCAACGAGCGGCTACGTCACCGCGATAGACAACAGGGCGATAACTGCCATCGCGAGGGCCGCTGGAGCTCCTGAGGACAAGGGAGCCGGCTTGGAGCTCTACGTCAAGGTCGGTGAGAAGGTCAAAGAAGGAGACCCACTCTTCACGATTCACGCCGAGCACGAGGCGAGGCTCGACCAGGCGATAGTTCTCGCGAGAAGGACAGAGCCGATAAGAATAGAGGGAATGGTCCTCCAGCGAATCGGAAACATCTGA
- the minD gene encoding cell division ATPase MinD yields the protein MEGRSIVFASGKGGTGKTTTVANLGVALAQFGKEVILLDADLTMANLSLVLGMEDIPITLHDVLAREADLKDAIYEGPAGVKVIPGGLSLEKVKKAKPERLRELMREIGQMADFVLIDAPAGLEMTSVTALLIGKELIIVTNPEISAITDSLKTKLIAEKLGTLPLGVVLNRVTNEKTELSKEEIEAILEVPVLAMIPEDPEVKRASAYGIPLVIKNPTSPAAIAIKQLAAKLAGIKWQPPEPESPIKRVFKAIFGGKK from the coding sequence TTGGAAGGGCGTTCAATAGTTTTTGCATCCGGAAAGGGTGGAACCGGTAAAACTACAACCGTGGCAAACCTGGGTGTTGCTTTAGCCCAGTTCGGCAAGGAAGTGATTCTCCTCGACGCTGACCTGACCATGGCAAACCTCAGCCTCGTCCTTGGAATGGAGGACATACCAATCACGCTCCACGACGTTCTCGCGAGGGAGGCTGACCTTAAGGACGCAATCTACGAGGGACCGGCCGGAGTCAAGGTAATCCCCGGTGGACTCAGCCTTGAAAAGGTCAAGAAGGCCAAGCCAGAGAGGCTCAGGGAGCTCATGAGGGAAATCGGTCAGATGGCAGACTTCGTCCTCATTGACGCGCCAGCGGGACTTGAGATGACCTCTGTTACCGCGCTCCTCATCGGTAAGGAGCTCATCATAGTTACCAACCCGGAAATCTCCGCCATAACTGACTCGCTCAAGACCAAGCTCATTGCCGAGAAGCTTGGAACCCTTCCGCTCGGCGTCGTTCTCAACAGGGTCACCAACGAGAAGACCGAACTCAGCAAGGAGGAAATAGAGGCCATCCTCGAGGTTCCGGTTCTTGCGATGATTCCTGAGGACCCGGAGGTAAAGCGCGCCTCCGCCTACGGTATCCCGCTCGTCATCAAGAACCCCACCAGTCCTGCTGCCATAGCCATCAAACAGCTCGCGGCCAAGCTTGCCGGAATCAAGTGGCAGCCGCCCGAGCCCGAGAGCCCGATTAAGAGGGTCTTCAAAGCCATATTCGGAGGGAAGAAGTGA
- a CDS encoding slipin family protein, giving the protein MAIGTIVLGIVLLFVLIILASAIKIVKEYERAVIFRLGRVVGARGPGLFFIIPIFEKAVIVDLRTRVLDVPVQETITKDNVPVRVNAVVYFRVVDPIKAVTQVSNYIMATSQIAQTTLRSVIGQAHLDELLSEREKLNLQLQKIIDEATDPWGIKVTTVEIKDVELPSGMQRAMAKQAEAERERRARILLAEAERQAAEKLREAAEIISEHPMALQLRTLQTISDVASDKSNVIVLPLPMEMLKLFQAVGDAARAYTAKTKEEKEEKAE; this is encoded by the coding sequence ATGGCGATTGGGACCATCGTTTTGGGAATCGTTTTGCTTTTTGTTTTGATTATACTGGCAAGTGCCATAAAAATCGTCAAGGAGTACGAGAGGGCCGTCATATTCCGTCTCGGTAGGGTCGTTGGTGCCAGAGGACCCGGACTGTTCTTCATAATCCCGATTTTCGAAAAGGCAGTCATAGTTGACCTCCGTACGAGGGTTCTCGACGTTCCGGTTCAGGAGACCATAACCAAGGACAACGTTCCGGTCAGGGTCAATGCGGTCGTCTACTTCCGCGTCGTTGACCCGATTAAGGCAGTCACCCAGGTCAGCAACTACATAATGGCCACCAGCCAGATTGCTCAGACGACGCTGAGGAGCGTCATTGGACAGGCTCACCTCGACGAACTGCTGAGCGAGAGGGAGAAGCTCAACCTCCAGCTCCAGAAGATTATCGACGAGGCAACCGACCCATGGGGCATCAAGGTGACCACCGTCGAGATAAAGGACGTTGAGCTCCCGAGCGGAATGCAGAGGGCAATGGCCAAGCAGGCCGAGGCCGAGAGGGAGAGGAGGGCAAGGATTCTCCTTGCCGAGGCCGAGAGGCAGGCCGCGGAGAAGCTCCGCGAGGCGGCTGAGATTATCAGCGAGCACCCGATGGCCCTTCAGCTCAGGACGCTCCAGACGATAAGCGACGTTGCCAGCGACAAGAGCAACGTCATAGTTCTACCGCTCCCGATGGAGATGCTGAAGCTGTTCCAGGCAGTTGGCGATGCCGCGAGGGCATACACCGCTAAGACGAAGGAAGAGAAGGAAGAGAAAGCCGAATGA
- a CDS encoding NfeD family protein produces the protein MRAMKRALLVMLFVSMLLVPFVSADKKVVYVGKIEGTITQYTADQFASYIKTAEENNAEALIIELNTPGGQGDAMMRIVSLIQNSTVPVIIYVYPRGAIAASAGTYIAMSSHLIAMAPATSIGACEPILGYASNGSIIRAPDKIRNFYTAYMRSLAEESGRNVTAAEKFVLEDLSLTPEEALEAHVIEVIANDVPDLLRKANGMRTKVPVAGKGYVTLNFTNVEVRELNPSLSYRIVTFLANPAVSYLLFVVGMLGLVFGFLTPGWHVPETLGAILLVLGVIGMGYFGYNEAGLVLVILGMIFFIAEALTPTFGLFTVAGLVSFVLGGLILFGKGGGGVYLVSASTFETLRVAIIVTGVLLALFFLFGMAAVVRAHRRKPETGREELIGEVGKVIEDLNPEGVIKVRGELWKAVSKDGSTIKVGERVRVLEVRGLTLIVEKVRGDS, from the coding sequence ATGAGGGCCATGAAGCGCGCCTTGCTCGTAATGCTCTTCGTTTCGATGCTGCTGGTTCCATTTGTATCTGCTGACAAGAAGGTGGTCTACGTTGGTAAGATAGAGGGCACGATAACGCAGTACACCGCAGACCAGTTCGCGAGCTACATAAAGACCGCCGAGGAAAACAACGCAGAGGCGCTGATTATAGAGCTCAACACGCCAGGCGGCCAGGGCGACGCGATGATGCGCATCGTTTCTCTCATCCAGAACTCGACAGTTCCCGTGATAATCTACGTTTACCCGAGGGGAGCGATAGCGGCCTCCGCCGGGACGTACATCGCAATGAGCTCTCATCTGATAGCAATGGCTCCTGCAACCAGCATAGGAGCCTGCGAGCCGATACTCGGCTACGCTTCCAACGGGAGTATAATCCGCGCTCCCGACAAGATTAGGAATTTCTACACCGCCTACATGCGCTCCCTGGCTGAGGAGAGCGGTAGAAACGTCACCGCCGCGGAGAAGTTTGTGCTGGAAGACCTGAGCTTAACCCCTGAGGAGGCCCTGGAGGCCCATGTGATTGAGGTCATAGCAAACGATGTCCCCGACCTTCTCAGGAAGGCCAACGGCATGCGGACCAAGGTTCCGGTTGCTGGGAAAGGCTATGTCACGCTTAATTTCACGAACGTTGAAGTGAGAGAGCTTAATCCATCGCTTAGCTATCGCATAGTCACGTTCCTCGCGAATCCGGCTGTGTCGTACCTCCTCTTTGTGGTCGGAATGCTCGGCCTTGTCTTCGGCTTCCTGACGCCCGGCTGGCACGTTCCAGAAACGCTCGGCGCAATTCTGCTCGTTCTCGGCGTCATTGGAATGGGCTACTTTGGCTACAACGAAGCCGGTCTCGTGCTGGTAATCCTGGGCATGATTTTCTTCATCGCGGAAGCGCTGACACCGACGTTCGGACTCTTCACAGTTGCTGGTCTCGTTAGCTTCGTCCTCGGCGGTCTGATACTCTTTGGCAAAGGTGGTGGAGGTGTTTACCTCGTGAGCGCTTCAACCTTCGAGACCCTCAGGGTGGCAATAATCGTTACAGGAGTCCTGCTGGCGTTGTTCTTCCTCTTCGGAATGGCGGCGGTGGTTAGGGCTCATCGCAGAAAGCCCGAGACTGGCAGGGAAGAATTGATAGGGGAAGTTGGTAAGGTCATCGAAGACCTCAATCCAGAGGGCGTAATCAAAGTTCGCGGAGAGCTCTGGAAGGCCGTATCAAAGGATGGTTCAACGATTAAAGTTGGAGAACGGGTTAGGGTTCTTGAGGTTCGGGGTTTGACTCTCATAGTTGAAAAGGTTAGGGGTGATAGCTGA
- a CDS encoding DNA-3-methyladenine glycosylase family protein, whose amino-acid sequence MVSVEKTAKEMIRNGTWTFRDGTFYQALRLSNGKTGVVAYDGDFRFPEGWGRSERREAKEKLTFILGLDTDLDSFYAEIGDSPFTFLIEEFYGLTIPASPSPYQALVEVIAQQQVNYEFAQRTIRNLVKLAGEPVGELYAFPTAERIAGLSEEELKEARLGYRAGYIKSLTELYLKGELNLELWDRDVGEAIKYLTKFRGIGKWSAELFLAYGLRKNVYPAGDLGLRRGIAKIFGKRPKEVKERDVREIIEPYGRWKGLLAFYILCYDRKTEMERRKR is encoded by the coding sequence ATGGTTAGCGTTGAAAAAACCGCAAAGGAAATGATACGCAACGGCACCTGGACCTTCAGGGACGGCACTTTCTACCAGGCCCTGAGGCTGAGCAACGGGAAGACCGGGGTGGTCGCCTACGACGGGGACTTCCGCTTCCCCGAGGGCTGGGGGAGAAGCGAGAGGAGGGAAGCGAAGGAGAAACTGACCTTTATCCTTGGCCTCGACACGGATTTGGACTCATTCTACGCCGAGATAGGCGATTCGCCCTTCACATTCCTCATCGAGGAGTTCTACGGCCTAACTATTCCCGCATCCCCAAGCCCCTATCAGGCCCTCGTCGAGGTGATAGCCCAGCAGCAGGTTAACTACGAATTTGCCCAGCGGACGATTAGGAACCTCGTCAAACTCGCCGGAGAGCCCGTTGGAGAACTCTACGCCTTTCCCACCGCCGAGCGGATTGCAGGGCTGAGCGAGGAAGAGCTAAAGGAGGCCAGACTCGGCTATAGAGCGGGCTACATAAAATCCCTCACGGAGCTCTATTTAAAGGGCGAGCTGAATCTCGAACTCTGGGACCGGGACGTTGGAGAGGCCATCAAATACCTCACGAAGTTCAGAGGAATAGGGAAGTGGAGCGCGGAGCTGTTCCTTGCTTACGGCCTTAGGAAGAACGTCTATCCAGCTGGAGACCTCGGCCTGAGGAGGGGAATAGCGAAGATTTTCGGCAAAAGGCCGAAGGAGGTCAAGGAGAGGGACGTTAGGGAAATCATTGAACCCTACGGAAGGTGGAAGGGGCTTCTGGCCTTTTACATCCTCTGCTACGACAGGAAGACCGAGATGGAGAGGAGGAAGAGATGA